The following proteins are co-located in the Pseudomonas synxantha genome:
- a CDS encoding rhodanese-like domain-containing protein — protein sequence MPDFSGLPLVIESSDLLGRLDAEHLIVVDLTSAARYAAGHIPGAHFVDPKRTQLGQPPAPGLLPSQADLEKLFGELGHTPDATYVVYDDEGGGWAGRFIWMLDVIGHPKYHYLDGGLLAWLEEGLPLSTEAPAPVGGPVSLTLHDGPTATREYLQSRLGAADLGIWDARGPLEYSGEKMLAAKGGHIPGAVNFEWTAGMDKARNLRIRRDMPQVLEDLGLTRDKEIITHCQTHHRSGFTYLVAKALGYPRVKGYAGSWGEWGNHPDTPVEI from the coding sequence ATGCCTGACTTCTCTGGCTTGCCGCTGGTGATCGAATCCAGCGATCTGCTTGGCCGCCTTGATGCCGAACACCTGATTGTCGTGGACCTCACCAGTGCCGCCCGCTACGCCGCAGGGCATATCCCCGGCGCGCATTTCGTTGACCCCAAACGCACCCAACTGGGCCAGCCCCCGGCACCCGGCCTATTGCCCAGCCAAGCCGACCTGGAAAAACTGTTCGGCGAACTGGGCCACACCCCGGACGCGACCTACGTGGTCTATGACGACGAAGGCGGCGGCTGGGCCGGGCGCTTTATCTGGATGCTCGACGTGATCGGCCACCCGAAATATCACTACCTCGACGGCGGCCTGCTGGCGTGGCTCGAGGAAGGGCTCCCCCTCTCCACCGAAGCCCCCGCCCCCGTCGGCGGCCCGGTCAGCCTAACGCTGCACGATGGCCCCACCGCCACCCGCGAATACCTGCAAAGCCGTCTCGGCGCCGCCGACCTGGGTATCTGGGACGCCCGCGGCCCGCTGGAGTATTCCGGCGAGAAAATGCTTGCGGCCAAAGGCGGTCACATCCCCGGCGCGGTAAATTTCGAATGGACCGCCGGCATGGACAAGGCGCGCAACCTCCGTATCCGCCGTGACATGCCGCAGGTCCTCGAAGACCTCGGGCTGACCCGCGACAAAGAAATCATCACCCATTGCCAGACTCACCACCGCTCTGGCTTCACCTACCTGGTGGCCAAGGCGCTCGGTTATCCGCGAGTCAAAGGTTATGCCGGTTCCTGGGGCGAATGGGGCAACCACCCCGACACCCCCGTTGAGATTTAA